TGCCCGGGTCCCACCTCCACAGTCTGACTTAATTGGTCTGAGATATGACCTGGCCACATTTTCAACTCCtcagattgagaaccactgctttctAGTTCTGGTACATCTGAAGGACATCAATCTGAAGTACAAAAGAGAAGTCATCTCACCAAGTGACTATGTGCTAGGGTCTTCACATACACTCTAATCCTCAGCCTTTCATTGTACCCAATCTTACAGATACAACAATTTCCAGATACTAGATACGTGGACACAAACTTTAGTGTAAAAATCCTCTTCCAACATCTTTAGGCCAGACTATTGATCCAAACCAGCTGAGTGTTCATTTTCCCCAGACCCTGAATGTCACCTAAATCAACTGTCAtggcttgggaaaaaaaaaagctacaatgTTACTCTCatggctaggaaaaaaaaagctaccatGTTCAATACCTTCAGGCAGAATTTGCCAGGGCTCATGCCTGTTGTGCTGGCATTCTATCATCTTTTATTCCCAAGCTAGGGTTTGGCAGATATAGGACCATCGTGTCAAAATACTTTTGATAGCAAAAAACTTGCAGATATTAACAACTTAGTCATCTTCCATGAGAGCAATTATTACGTGTCAGGttttacaaatataaactcatttaTGTGCCAACTTACCCAAAGGAAACCTGTTAACTGCAGAAGTGCATGTATATACGCGTGTACCTGCTTCCTACTCACATCACACCTTGAATTCCGTGAGTGTTCAGGATCTGACCATACACGCTACCTTATCTCAAATACCTTTCTAACTGTAGGGCAGTCACCTGGGATAACCTGTCACCAAGCAGTATCTACCACCTgcaatttattttaagaactaaTAAACTCAAGTTTTTACAGCAGAAATTGCAAAGTCCCCAAAGTCTGCACACTGACAGAAGTGCAAAGACTGTTGATCTTTTTTTACACATGCCCACAGAAAGTCTGCACTGGGTAGTTTTATTTTACAGAGGGGGTAAGGGTTAGGTGGTGTCAAGAAGAATGACATggagcaaataatttttattatcatttttttcttttacaaatacaACAAAGAATCATGCAATGCTGCCTGCATTGGATGCAATCCTGGGCCACAAGTCTGCACATTCCTTTGCAACTGGTCCTGTGATGGCAGAACCTGCATAAAAGAATGATGTGACACATAAGCTCAAAGGGCTCTTTACTTGTACTCAAGTTAAATCATCCAATCTCAAAAGCCTAACAATGATGTGGATTCTTTATTACCTTTCATCTCGCCTTTATTGTTTACTATGACCCCTGCGttatcttcaaaataaagaaacacaccATCTTTTCTCCGGTATGACTTTCGCTGTCGAATTACCACTGCTGGATGTActgagaggggggaaaaaaagcagctgTCATTTAACCTGCCAAGTTCCAGTGCCACCACGAGAAAGCAATTCGCGCCTTGGCTAGCTCTCCAACATTTCCCATTTGGACAGAATGTATACATTAGCTTTTCATTTCCTAAGACAGTGTAAACTCCAATCACCCCTTAAGGAAAGACCTTACTCATTTCAAGTCCAAACTGCCTGCATTTCCTTGCAGGTGTAAGTCTGTACTTTGGGAGGACGATTAGCAACACACCAGCAGGAAACTTGCTAAGCACTTTCTATACTTTTCCTCACTTCACCCAAGAGGTGGGTACTATTTAAGATCCtaatgtcaggacttccctggtggtccagtggttaagactctgtgctcccaatgcacggggcctgggttcgatccctggtcagggacctacaTCCTACATGCCACAAACagagatcccatgtgccacaattaagaACGGGCACAGCCAAATAAAGTTTTAAGATCCTAATGCCATAGAATTGGGAATGGGACCCTCCTCACACTGAATGAGTGGAGAGGCCAAGCTATTAACTCCTTATTATGCAATACTCCATCCCAATTTATATCAAAACCTCCAAGTACAAACCCTGACCTAAAAATTAGCACTTTATGGCCTTTCTAACTGCAGGGCACATGTTGTTTTAAGAGCAAAACCTGGAATTAACCTAAATATCTCATGACACATGCACAGAACAGAaccatttaaaatgattatgtacttctgtaatttttttaatatgcaagACAATCATTTGTGAAGCAAAAATGGGTTACGGGAAGGTAATGGTCCCATTTACATTGGAAAGTaggacataaaatattaaaaacgaTCATCCCTTGGAGGTCTAAGAGCTGGGTAACTGAAATTCAActtctatttcttatttaattaactctaggtttaactttttgaggaaatgttTTCCAGGGTcataagtaacttttaaaaacctacctgctccagggcttccctgggggcacagtggttaagaatccgcctgccaatgcaggcgacatgggtttgagccctggtccgggaagatcccacatgctgtggagcaactaagcccgtgcaccataactactgagcccacgcgctccagagcccgtgctccgcaacaagagaagccaccgcaatgagaagcccgcacgccgcaatgaagagcagcccccgctcgccgcaactagagaaagcctgcgcgcagcgacaaagacccaatacagccaaaaataataaataaaaaaaaaaaataaattttaaaaaccaacccAACAAAAAACGCTACCTGCTCCTAAAGTGAACATTTTTCCAGACATTCAAAGCATCTACTGCACTTGAAAGAAAACATGGATTCAAACCCTGACAGTAGCCTGgagaccttgaacaagttacttaatcttctGGAGTTCAAGTTTCCCTCttgtaaagtagggataatagTTACATTTCCATATTTAATATCAGACACTAGAAATGCAGGATCTTCTAAGGACAGAGATCCTGGCTATCCTTGAAGCAAGTACTATCTATGTACATAGATGGTCTCTGAGTTTTTTAACAATGGGAAACACACTGAGGGATAGATAATATTGGCTGAGACCCTCCTCCGTTGGACTCTCATCTACTTAGAACAATTTAAATTCTCACAAATGCATTCAGCAAATAAGGCCACATGAATACAGGACTCTGGATTTCCAGTCCTGCTCCTTTCCACATTTCTGTATGTTATAATTAAGTCTAAGGCCAGGAGATGTAGCTGATCCTTGAAAAATGAAGGGTTAGGGGCGCCAGCCCTGTGCAGTCTAAAATCCATGTGTAACTTAGAGTTGACCCTCTGCATCCACTGATTCAACCAATCTCAGATAGCGTAGTACAGTAATatattgtggggaaaaaaaaaatccgtaaATGGACGCATGCAGTCCAAACCCACGTTGCtcgttgttcaaaggtcaactgtattcaTTTAGAAGAAACAAGGcccaaagaaaaaattaagagttGGAAAGtcagaactatttttaaaaccatgaagTGTCCTCTGGTCTGTCCCACAACAGACTGAGACAGACAGCACATCCTGCTGCCACCTCACCCAAAGTGATGGACAATTGTTCTGCCCTTCCCTGACAGCTCCCCAGGCCACAGATCAGACCCAGCAAGTGTTCTAAGAGGAAAGCCTGTCTAGTTGCATGCTGATCCCAATCAACACATTGATTTATCAATGCTTAAGCACAATGCTTATTCCTTGCCTCCCAAGCCCCCAAGTGAATGTTAGAGGTCAACAAAGTAAGATTTCTGACCAAAAGGCTAAACACCTTGGGACAGAGTAGGATACAGACCTTCAAAGAGTAACTGTGATACATGGCTGAGACCTGTCCCATGTGTACTGCACATTAAGAGGACTTCTCAGGAAAAGCAAAACATCCCAGGCCAGAGACAAACTAAGCAGGCAGAGGAGAAAAGTTCAGGAGCTGGAAACTCAAGTACACTGAGTATCAGAAGCTCTAAAGTCTGTCAAGTCAGAAGTGTCTGAGGCCCCCCTCTAACCCATACATCTAGTAGGAAAACTTTTGGGGGTTGTCCACGATTAAGCAATGAGCAGTTCCCTGTTTTAGTTTCTACCAGAAGACATTTAGAAGCAACCATGCCAAACTTTTGACAAGTCACAACCCTGAGTTAATCTCATCTATGTATAATTActccttttcaaattagtggttcCTGAAAAGGAAACTTGCCTGAGGTGACTTAAGTCTTAAGGTTGTGATCTCACCTGGTACCACCATCCATGTTCATTTGTAGCCAAGGAGTCAGCAATTAATTAAAGACCTGCTCTCATAGAAGAGACAACCCTAGTAGGGGGCACAGCAAAACTCTGAGGCACAAAGGAAGGGATTTAAGTTGgaacaaaaaaaccaagaacTAAAAGGAGAGCTGGGGAAGGAACTATGTGGATGGACTGTAAATCCCAGAAGGACAGAGCTTTTGTTTCTATAGGTATAAATATGTGATGTGGTCTGTTAACTATCGGCTGAACTTGCTGGGGGAAATGGCAGGGTAAATATGCAGAGCCCCTAGCTTACTTAGGAAGACAACTAAGAACttaactgggggtggggtggtggcggcggatgaattgggagatggggattgacatacatacactatcaatactatgtgtaaaatagataactaatgagaataaCTAATgaactgtacagcacagggaactctactcaatgctctgcggtgacctaaattggaaggaaatccaaaaaagaggggatatatgtatacgtatagctgattcactttgctgtgcagtaaaaactaacacaacattgtaaataaagcaactatatgccaataaaaataaaagaatggtcTTTAAGACAGCAAGAATAGAACTCCAACTGCAGATTATCTCACACTGCCTCTCAAAGAAAATCAAGCTTTAAGAGGCCCTGAGAATGGTAAAACTACTGTTCTATTTTCCAAGAGAGGGAGAAGTCCTTCAACTGTCCACAGACCAAAAGGAGGATTTGGTCTCTCTACTGACCCTTCTTTCTGAGCTCTGGTTTGCCTTTCTTGACTGTGGCCATCACCATGTCACCCACACCAGCAGCAGGAAGTCTATTCAGTCGTCCCTTGATCCCCTTCACAGAGATGATATACAGATTTTTGGCTCCTATAAAAggaagtaaacaaacaaacaaaaaagggttTTTTTGGAGGGTCTGTTAGGCAATTCTGCATTTCCCCAACACCTCCAAGgcctccccctccacacacactccCAAGCAGTTAGTCCTCCCCCAGGTGGAACACCTTGTCACACCACCGATTGAAGCAAAACAACACAACATGTTGCCGCTTCACCCAAAAGTGGTGTTTTCACTCTGCCCTTTCTTGACGGCTCAGTGGGTCATTAGCAAAAGGCCCACTGAGTGCTTTTAAAAGGGGCAGTTTGGCAGAGTGCAGCCGAAGGTCTCACCTGTGTTGTCAGCACAGTTGATCACGGCTCCAACCGGAAGACCCAAGGAAATCCGGAATTTCGCACCAGAGGACCCACCACGTCCTCACTTTGACATCTTGAACACCCTCTTTCTGATTCTTGATGTACAAATTACTTGCCTAAGGAATAGCCTTCCAACCGGAAGACCCAAGGAAATCCGGAATTTCGCACCAGAGGACCCACCACGTCCTGTAAGTAAGAAGGGAAACAGGAGAGGTCCCTTCACATTCTTAAGCTATATATTCATTCGCACGTGCTTCGGGGAGCGGTACACTGTAGATTCGCTCTCTCTAGGACTCCTTATCCCCTCCCCATGTGCCACCCGGTTCTCAAGGCAAATAGCCAATTCCTCACTAGTAGCACATTACATTGAGATTAAGGGACCTGGACGACTCAATTCTCGGTCCAACTTTTGCACCACGTAGTTCTTCCTACAAGGCGGGAGACCAAACAAGTCGCCCACTCTGGGGATTAAGCCAGTCCAACTCCAACACCATTACTGAAGCGCTAGGCGCGGAGTGAACCCGCAGGATTCGGTCAAGAATCACGACTGGATCCTAGGAACTCAACCCTCCAGGTCCCCCCGTCACTTTCGGGGGGCTCTCCCGGTGCTCTCGCGGTGTCCCTCCACTCCCTCTCCCGCCCGGAGCAGAGCAAAGCGTCCCAGCTGCCCATGGCCGCCGTTCCCGGCGAGGCCAGCAGCCACCTCGCGACAGATGGCGAAGGATCTCCCAAAGCCAAAAACCCACCTCGCTTCGACATCTTGAACGCCGGAAAAGGACAAAAAGGAAGAACGTAtaaaggaaactgagatcccgACTCCAACGCCCCGCCCAATCTGGTCACGTGACCCGGTGCTTGTTCAATCCACCTCTCTTCCCCAGGGCGCGGTCTTATTACGTCATAAATCCTGGACATCGCGTAGATCTCTGGCTGTGAAGTGGGCGGTGGATGGGTTGAGGGCTGCAGGAGTGGCCATGGTACCTACTGTACGCTGCGTACGAACTCGAAAGTAGTTGTTTGGGACACAGAAACATTGGTTTAATTTATCGGAAAACCTCTCTGAGCACTAAGTATGTGCCAGGGACGTCGATGGACGCTAGAGGTTCAGAAATGATTAAACGGTCTGTGCTGTATAGGGGCCTCCAAAGGACACACGGCGTCGGGGTCTAGAGGGAAAGAGTTCGAAACGGTTTCATTGAGTTGATATAACTGAGAAGTACCATTATAGCGCTACAGATAATTCCATATGTGTGTGCTTGGTCCCATACCCATCTGTATTTTAGATATCTTGCTTTATTCATTACTCCTTTCACTGCTTCAACTTCTCCCATTCTTCGGACTTCTTTCTGTCGAtatattcattcaaatatttattaaacgaCTACTTTATGCCAAATTCTGTTCTGGGCATACGCTAGACTAcatcagagaacaaaacagatcAACATTCATGCcctgtggagcttacattcagCCAGGGTGGCGGTGAAGGTGGATATTAGATACTAAGCCATAGACGTAGTAATTGCAGTATATAGTATGTTAGATGGTGATAAGTACTatgaaaacaaaagtagaaaaaagtaaGAGGGATCTGGAAGTGGGAGGAGAGGCAGGTTGCAATTCAAAATAGAATGATCAGTGTGGGCTTCATGAAAGAAGTTGACATTAGTGCAAAGATTTTTAAGGTGAGGGAGCTAGCAATATGATTGTCTAGGGAAGAGCAGTCCAGATAGAGTCATCAACCAATAAAAGACCCTAAGGTGGGATTGTGCCTGAACAATGTGAGGACCAGCAAGGAAGCCAGGAGTGACTGGACAGGATAAGTGAAGGGAAGAGTAGTAGGACAGAAGGTCAGAAGTAATGGAACTGGATCATTAGAGCTTTGTACACTGCTATGGACTTTGACATTTACAGACTTAAATAGGAAACCAATGAGTCATAAGCAGAGGAGGGACATGATCTGACTAATATGTCAGAAGGATCACTCTATTTGAGACTAGGCTGTGGGAGGGAACACAAAGATACAATAAGGCGATCTATTGGGAAGCTCTTGCAGTAACGCAGGAGAGAAATGATGGTGGTTTAGACTAAAGAGGTAGCAATAGAAGTGATGTGATCAGATTCTGGATATGTTTTGGAGGTAGAACCAACAAAATGCGGGgtgcaaaagaaagagaagaaaatgtttccaaGGCTTTAGGTCTGAGCAAGTGGAAGATGGCATTGCCATCAACTGAGATGGGGAGAGCTATGGGAGGAACAGGTTTGGCGGTAAGAgtatgagttcagttttggacatattGAGTTAGATGTCTGTTAGACAACCAAAAGAGATTAAATAGCAAGTTGGACATATTAGCCTagagttccagaaagagggaCATATAAATTTGGCAGTCGTCAGCATATAAGTATATTTAAAGACGTGATAGTGGATGAGTTCACAAAGAAGCAAGGGTAAATAGAAAAGACCATGGGCTAAGCTCTGGGGTACTTCAACATTAAGAGGTCTATAAatctatacatttataaatttctCTTATCACTCTTAAATCCTTCACTTGCTCCTGCCAGTTTCTCTAGTTAccagtttttctctctccttcacttctCAGCCAAATTCCATGTGTTTCTGAATGTATGATTTCATTATCATATTTGTCTCTGTTGATCAATGAAACTAGCATCCATCCAGGTGTCCCTCTGGGATTCCCGTCCAATTTCTCTTCAGTCTGCCTTCTCGATGTCTCTCGAATAtatccacttctctccatctcctctgcTAATGCTCTGGACCAAGCCACCTCCATCTCTTGCCTAAACTATTTCTGAAGCTTCTTAACATGTCTCTTGACCTCTATTTCTCCCCCCTCCACCCACTCACTCGTCATACAATAGccagaaataatttttcagaaacGTAAACATTACTATGTCACTCTCCTGAAAATCCTCCAATGGTTTCTGTACTCTTAGAATCAAAGTTAAAATCCATATCACAGCCTACTAGGCCCTGATCTGGCATTGTCCTACCTCTTAACCTCATCTTGCACCGTGCTCTGTCTTGCTCTGCAGGGTTGACGTTTTGGTCCCAGATACCATCCATGCTCCTGAATACCCACAGGCCTCACACATGCTTGGAATACTCTACCCTGCCTACCCGTATCATGTATTTCACGTTTGCTGAtttttcagatctcagcttaaatatcTTTTCCTTAGGGAAATTCTACCCTGACCTCTCTTATGTAGTATTTTTCCTTCTTACTATTTATTTcaattcttcaatatatatttgATGACTTTGTTGAGTAACGATCCCCCCCAACTAGTCTATATGCTCCATTAAAGGCTGAGTCCATGTTCTCCTTTTTGTTCAGTGGTATATCCCCAGCattcagcacagggcctggctcagtAAATACATGCTGAATGATTGCTGAACAAATGAAGACGTCTACCTCTATGGTCTCCATACGTCAGCATCCTTGTGTGAGGGAATTTTTATTCATCTATggcaaaattagaaatatttagaaaacacagtGTTTCTTATAAAGCTCCATTTGCTGAATTTAAAGGACTCCCTATTATTCTGGGattatctttcctctttcttgttAAAAATGTTCCTTTCAACCCTATGTCAAC
The window above is part of the Physeter macrocephalus isolate SW-GA unplaced genomic scaffold, ASM283717v5 random_1119, whole genome shotgun sequence genome. Proteins encoded here:
- the RPL23 gene encoding large ribosomal subunit protein uL14; its protein translation is MSKRGRGGSSGAKFRISLGLPVGAVINCADNTGAKNLYIISVKGIKGRLNRLPAAGVGDMVMATVKKGKPELRKKVHPAVVIRQRKSYRRKDGVFLYFEDNAGVIVNNKGEMKGSAITGPVAKECADLWPRIASNAGSIA